In the genome of Spirochaetia bacterium, one region contains:
- a CDS encoding CatA-like O-acetyltransferase: protein MPGKAKELPPANTYIISCIPWFTFNSFSLHNHGIKDYYVPSFEAGGFTGKR, encoded by the coding sequence ATGCCAGGAAAAGCAAAAGAACTTCCTCCTGCAAATACATACATCATTTCCTGCATTCCATGGTTTACGTTCAATAGTTTTTCGCTTCATAACCACGGGATCAAGGATTACTATGTACCTTCATTCGAAGCAGGCGGCTTTACAGGAAAACGGTGA
- a CDS encoding WYL domain-containing protein, translating into MRERLDAEIEFSATRKAYCYRPGFRLSYSHTNEKMLLLNAVVRNFSKHTGLMPLATDLLQQSFENGMGKDSLLISDKIVFLSPIIDLPDQTIFSKVIEAMEKNKRIAMEYQSITGDITRRHVEPIKLVSVSSTWYLIAYDTQKQALRNFHLARIHHLSVLDEQNAHTVTEEFLQEYMSSGFGVYMEKKPVMVTIRFTGLAINEISTQVWHKEQSIIKNKDELLLSLPVSSLNEVLHKILSFGKLAEPLEPAELVRLWKEEIQAMEKIASQ; encoded by the coding sequence ATGCGGGAACGACTTGATGCAGAAATTGAGTTTTCCGCAACACGGAAAGCTTACTGCTACCGTCCGGGATTTCGTCTATCCTATTCCCATACCAATGAAAAGATGCTCCTTCTCAATGCTGTCGTCAGGAATTTCAGCAAGCATACAGGACTTATGCCTTTGGCAACCGACCTTCTGCAGCAAAGTTTTGAAAATGGTATGGGAAAAGACAGCCTGCTGATATCTGACAAAATCGTATTCCTGAGTCCGATCATCGATTTGCCTGATCAGACTATCTTTTCAAAAGTCATTGAAGCAATGGAGAAAAACAAACGGATAGCAATGGAATATCAAAGCATCACCGGCGACATAACGCGTCGTCATGTAGAACCGATAAAACTTGTTTCCGTAAGTTCCACATGGTATCTGATTGCATATGATACCCAAAAACAGGCATTGAGGAATTTTCATCTTGCGCGCATCCATCATCTGTCAGTATTGGATGAACAGAATGCACATACCGTTACAGAAGAATTCCTGCAGGAGTATATGAGTTCTGGATTCGGTGTCTATATGGAAAAAAAACCGGTCATGGTCACCATAAGGTTCACAGGTCTGGCAATAAATGAAATAAGTACCCAAGTCTGGCACAAGGAGCAAAGCATCATAAAAAACAAGGATGAGCTTTTGCTTTCACTTCCTGTTTCTTCACTCAACGAAGTACTTCATAAAATACTTTCTTTCGGGAAATTAGCTGAACCGTTGGAACCTGCAGAGTTGGTTCGCCTATGGAAAGAAGAAATACAGGCAATGGAAAAAATTGCTTCACAATAA
- a CDS encoding phosphoenolpyruvate carboxykinase (GTP) — protein MNSKYIDLLKSKMSEESFNKLALLDNEKVMDFVGKFAEHCNPASIYVCNDSKEDEQYIRDQALAKGEEFTLARDKQTIHWDNAGDQARDKVNTKYMVKAENLEKMKTLNSVEYEAGLKEIMGIAKDIMKGKDAVVKFFCEGPTFSEFTIPCVQFTDSWYVAHSETILYRAAYEHFKALKGAAKNEIFCFIHSAGKLDERNTCKNLDKRRIYMDTQNNIVYSMNAQYAGNTVGLKKHSMRLAINKSGKEGWLCEHMFVMACLNKEKNRRTYFTGAYPSACGKTSTAMIPGEQIVGDDIAYFRNIDGEFRAVNVEQGIFGIIKDVNAKDDPLIFKNLTTNQEIIFSNVLRGPDNLPYWLGSGMDTPTKGDNFSGPDWYEGKKDAKGNEIKCAHGNARYTMRLDYLDNFDRAGFEDKQGVKVQGVLYGGRDSDTCVPCEESATWKDGILLKACTLESETTSATLGAEGVRKPSPMANMDFLSYPLGEYTANNIKFGESVKDCPKVFSTNYFLRTPDGKFCNSKLAKKVWVHWAEGRIHGDFEALDTPTGKIPVYEDLKKLFKDLLDEDYTREEYDYQFTFRCTKWIEKLERSKAYFKKMDANCSPEIYAEWNNYIAKITAAKKKFGNEILPGKYVAD, from the coding sequence ATGAATTCTAAGTACATTGATTTGCTTAAAAGCAAGATGAGTGAAGAAAGCTTCAACAAGCTTGCTCTCCTTGACAATGAAAAAGTCATGGATTTCGTCGGAAAGTTTGCCGAACACTGCAACCCCGCTTCCATCTATGTCTGCAACGACAGCAAGGAAGATGAACAGTACATTAGAGACCAGGCATTGGCAAAAGGTGAGGAATTTACACTTGCACGTGACAAGCAGACCATTCACTGGGATAACGCCGGTGACCAGGCACGTGACAAGGTCAACACCAAGTACATGGTCAAGGCAGAGAACCTGGAAAAGATGAAGACCTTGAATTCCGTTGAATATGAAGCAGGCCTCAAGGAAATCATGGGCATTGCAAAGGATATCATGAAGGGCAAGGACGCAGTGGTCAAGTTTTTCTGTGAAGGTCCTACATTCTCAGAATTCACCATTCCCTGTGTACAGTTTACCGATTCTTGGTATGTCGCACATTCAGAAACCATCCTGTACAGGGCCGCTTATGAACACTTCAAGGCGCTCAAGGGTGCTGCAAAGAATGAAATCTTCTGCTTCATCCATTCCGCAGGAAAGCTTGATGAAAGGAACACCTGCAAGAACCTTGACAAGCGCAGGATCTACATGGATACCCAGAACAACATCGTCTATTCCATGAACGCACAGTATGCAGGTAACACCGTCGGTCTCAAGAAGCATTCCATGAGACTTGCGATCAACAAGTCCGGCAAGGAAGGCTGGCTGTGCGAACATATGTTCGTCATGGCTTGTCTCAACAAGGAAAAGAACAGAAGGACATACTTCACCGGTGCTTATCCATCAGCTTGCGGCAAGACTTCCACAGCTATGATTCCCGGCGAACAGATCGTCGGTGATGACATTGCCTATTTCAGGAACATTGATGGTGAATTCAGGGCAGTCAACGTCGAACAAGGTATCTTCGGTATCATCAAGGACGTCAACGCCAAGGACGACCCTCTTATCTTCAAGAACCTGACGACAAACCAGGAAATCATTTTCTCCAACGTTCTTCGTGGACCAGACAACCTCCCGTACTGGCTTGGTTCAGGTATGGACACTCCGACCAAGGGCGACAACTTCTCCGGTCCAGACTGGTATGAAGGCAAGAAAGATGCAAAAGGAAACGAGATCAAATGTGCACACGGCAACGCCCGTTACACCATGAGGCTCGATTACCTGGACAACTTTGACAGAGCAGGCTTCGAAGACAAGCAGGGCGTCAAGGTCCAGGGCGTACTCTATGGCGGACGTGACAGTGACACCTGTGTTCCATGCGAAGAATCAGCAACATGGAAGGACGGTATCCTGCTTAAGGCCTGCACTCTTGAATCAGAAACAACTTCAGCTACACTTGGAGCTGAGGGCGTCAGGAAGCCAAGCCCGATGGCAAACATGGACTTCCTCTCCTATCCTCTTGGAGAATATACCGCAAACAACATCAAGTTCGGCGAAAGCGTCAAGGATTGCCCGAAGGTATTCTCCACGAACTACTTCCTGAGAACTCCTGACGGAAAGTTCTGCAACTCCAAGCTTGCAAAGAAAGTCTGGGTACACTGGGCAGAAGGAAGGATCCATGGAGACTTCGAAGCTCTGGATACACCGACCGGAAAGATTCCAGTATATGAAGACCTCAAGAAGCTGTTCAAGGATCTTCTAGATGAAGACTATACCCGTGAAGAGTATGATTATCAGTTCACTTTCCGTTGCACGAAGTGGATTGAAAAGCTTGAAAGGTCCAAGGCATACTTCAAGAAGATGGATGCAAATTGCTCACCTGAGATCTATGCAGAATGGAACAACTACATTGCAAAGATTACTGCTGCAAAGAAGAAGTTCGGAAACGAAATCCTTCCTGGAAAATATGTAGCTGACTAA
- a CDS encoding U32 family peptidase, whose translation MSELALPAGCLQSALVALDEGADAVYLGLKDFSARKGAVNFTFEEYAKLLRYAKSHDKKIYVTVNTIINESELDRLETLLRHLALLGCDGVIVQDLGVARLVKSYFPSLPLHGSTQLAIHTVDGVRQMQDFGFSRVVLARELTLEEIKSIRLACPDVELKVFIHGAMCYGFSGLCMASYIITGRSANRGICAQICRTWFTEESSGAAGWYFSMRDLNTAHTVRLLQQMGIDSLKVEGRMKGPEYVAAVARAYRKVLDGNEASREIRAMETVFSRSGCAGWLDDGSTGKARCLINRKYPAHNGIEAGTILSAERVHGQLHLQVRLSSAISLRDGLMYIAKGETAPAVAVKFSLASMDDSHGSLLTCADKGRTVHIVTADTTTVPENGSRLYLISLHDQHLKLINEKSLQMGKIPFSMTVRLTKSSLVLASPAGFLHLEETYPLDVSVARSMHTDWFQAIPELFRQSDKASGEAAEVRFMNESGIPDEQLFLPLSSLKKIRRMWYASAEDKLSDYLATVPRTRKFNLQKSFSPLPPRNQLITAEGLPFFRHVPVEIGGMLFIGDTYYVPLSPVTFDEPMEKKRLAMLLEKITTQGLQEKVRFGLNNLCQIKWFEDTKARTFVDYCLYVDNCEAAANLMEHLPTFDGGYAFFEDKEPDFSDWPFIPSVVGEAFVPPLFISRSCFRRDSMGLACKGCSQHHDFSLSQNGHNYKVLVRDCLTYVLQV comes from the coding sequence ATGAGTGAACTGGCACTGCCTGCAGGTTGCCTGCAGTCGGCTTTGGTTGCATTGGATGAAGGTGCTGATGCAGTATACCTTGGACTGAAGGATTTTTCAGCACGCAAAGGGGCTGTCAACTTTACCTTCGAGGAATATGCAAAACTTTTACGGTATGCCAAGAGCCATGACAAAAAAATCTATGTGACGGTCAATACCATCATCAATGAGTCTGAACTTGACAGGCTTGAGACTTTGCTCAGGCACCTTGCACTGCTGGGATGTGATGGTGTCATCGTGCAGGACTTGGGGGTTGCTCGGCTGGTCAAGTCATATTTTCCTTCTTTGCCTCTCCATGGAAGTACACAGCTTGCAATCCATACAGTGGACGGTGTCCGTCAGATGCAGGATTTTGGTTTTAGCCGGGTCGTACTGGCGCGCGAGCTGACATTGGAAGAAATCAAGTCAATACGGCTTGCATGTCCGGATGTCGAGCTCAAGGTTTTTATCCATGGTGCCATGTGCTATGGGTTTTCCGGTCTTTGTATGGCAAGTTACATCATTACGGGAAGAAGTGCAAACCGAGGAATCTGTGCCCAGATATGTCGCACTTGGTTCACCGAAGAGTCCTCAGGTGCAGCCGGGTGGTATTTTTCCATGCGTGATCTCAACACTGCACATACTGTACGCCTGCTTCAGCAGATGGGCATTGATAGTCTGAAGGTAGAGGGACGTATGAAAGGACCTGAATATGTGGCAGCCGTTGCCCGGGCTTATCGTAAGGTCCTTGATGGAAATGAGGCTTCCAGGGAAATCAGGGCCATGGAAACAGTCTTCTCCCGTTCTGGTTGTGCTGGGTGGCTTGATGACGGCAGTACAGGAAAAGCCCGTTGTCTCATCAACCGCAAGTATCCGGCCCACAACGGCATCGAAGCAGGGACTATCCTGTCAGCCGAAAGAGTCCATGGTCAGCTGCACCTGCAGGTAAGGCTGTCAAGTGCCATCTCACTACGGGACGGGCTTATGTATATTGCAAAAGGTGAAACGGCACCGGCCGTTGCTGTAAAATTTTCATTGGCTTCCATGGATGACAGCCATGGCAGTCTTTTGACCTGTGCCGACAAGGGCAGGACTGTCCATATAGTGACGGCAGATACTACGACTGTACCGGAAAACGGAAGCAGGCTTTACCTCATTTCGCTGCATGACCAGCATCTCAAGCTGATCAATGAAAAGAGCCTGCAGATGGGAAAGATTCCCTTTTCGATGACAGTCAGGCTTACGAAGTCTTCTCTTGTGCTTGCTTCACCTGCTGGATTCCTGCATTTGGAAGAAACATATCCTTTGGATGTTTCCGTTGCAAGATCCATGCATACGGATTGGTTCCAGGCAATTCCGGAGCTTTTCCGCCAATCTGACAAAGCCAGTGGCGAAGCCGCAGAAGTCCGTTTCATGAATGAATCGGGCATTCCCGATGAACAGCTGTTTCTTCCTTTGTCCAGCTTGAAAAAAATCAGAAGAATGTGGTATGCATCGGCTGAAGACAAACTTTCGGATTATCTTGCAACCGTACCCCGTACAAGGAAGTTCAACCTTCAGAAGTCTTTCAGTCCTTTGCCTCCCCGAAACCAGTTGATTACTGCCGAAGGATTGCCTTTCTTCCGGCATGTACCTGTGGAGATTGGGGGAATGCTTTTCATCGGAGATACCTACTATGTGCCGCTCTCTCCTGTTACCTTTGATGAACCTATGGAAAAGAAGCGGCTTGCGATGCTGCTGGAAAAAATTACGACACAAGGGCTTCAGGAAAAAGTTCGGTTCGGCCTTAACAATCTCTGTCAGATCAAGTGGTTCGAAGACACGAAAGCGCGTACTTTTGTTGATTATTGCCTCTATGTCGACAACTGTGAAGCCGCAGCAAACCTGATGGAACATCTTCCGACTTTTGATGGTGGCTACGCTTTCTTTGAGGATAAGGAGCCGGATTTTTCTGATTGGCCTTTTATCCCCTCTGTGGTAGGCGAGGCTTTCGTGCCGCCTCTGTTTATCTCAAGGAGCTGTTTTCGCCGGGATTCGATGGGCTTGGCCTGCAAAGGCTGTTCTCAGCATCATGATTTTTCCCTTAGCCAGAATGGTCATAATTACAAAGTCCTTGTTCGGGATTGCCTGACCTATGTGCTGCAGGTATAG
- a CDS encoding class I SAM-dependent methyltransferase: protein MEQPTRRTLSYYEHNCRSYIEATQNVPFAQIRKLFTDHLCKGATVLDFGCGSGRDSLAFLQEGFKVEALDGSLQMCNETEKLTGIKTRNLTFDQFHDIARYNGIWACASLLHVPYSELDETFLRLHTALKENGILYASFKEGSEEETRDGRLFTDLNIDRLNALPSFTAGFVLLETKATHAVDSRHKQTTWFNFIAKKK, encoded by the coding sequence ATGGAACAGCCGACACGACGTACTTTGTCATACTATGAGCACAATTGCCGCAGCTACATTGAAGCAACCCAGAATGTACCTTTTGCGCAGATAAGGAAACTTTTCACTGACCATCTGTGTAAAGGCGCCACTGTGCTTGATTTCGGCTGCGGCTCAGGCAGGGACAGCCTTGCTTTTCTGCAAGAAGGTTTCAAGGTCGAAGCACTTGATGGTTCTCTGCAGATGTGCAATGAAACAGAAAAACTTACAGGCATCAAAACCAGGAACCTTACGTTCGACCAATTCCACGATATAGCAAGATACAACGGAATCTGGGCATGCGCATCGCTCTTGCATGTTCCATATAGTGAACTTGATGAAACATTCCTGCGTCTTCATACTGCATTGAAGGAAAATGGCATACTCTACGCTTCTTTCAAGGAAGGCTCGGAAGAAGAAACAAGAGATGGCCGCCTTTTCACGGATCTCAACATCGACAGGTTGAATGCACTGCCATCATTTACTGCCGGATTTGTCCTTTTGGAAACAAAAGCCACCCATGCCGTCGATTCCAGGCACAAACAAACAACATGGTTCAACTTTATTGCAAAAAAGAAATAA
- the asd gene encoding aspartate-semialdehyde dehydrogenase, giving the protein MDKKIKVAVIGATGAVGQVFMWMLADHPWFDVAYVTASASRIGLEYSSTVHWVLPLEMPSSIRHIVMQEFNHDAMKEAGVQIVFSALPANVAREAEPQLRAKGFYVFSNAAAMRYDSNVPILIPETNVEQLDLIRSQGYPQTGFCVTNANCVTTGLAMALAPLRKFGIKTIYINSYQSVSGAGYPGLSSLDITDNCIPFIKGEEEKIEKEIKKILSINPDVYAFTVRVPVMFGHLETVWLDLEQDVELEDIVQAWNDFKVVTDLPSTPEQPVVFSDEPTFPQPKYAFWGTPRGMVVYTGRLKRKNNKIGFSLMVNNIVKGAAGGSVQNAEAFVQRYGLLD; this is encoded by the coding sequence ATGGACAAAAAGATCAAAGTCGCAGTAATCGGTGCTACTGGTGCTGTCGGGCAAGTGTTCATGTGGATGCTTGCAGATCATCCATGGTTCGACGTAGCATACGTCACAGCTTCGGCATCCCGCATCGGGCTTGAATATTCATCCACAGTACATTGGGTACTGCCATTGGAAATGCCTTCTTCCATCAGGCATATCGTGATGCAGGAATTCAACCATGATGCAATGAAGGAAGCAGGTGTCCAGATCGTCTTCTCGGCACTTCCTGCAAATGTAGCACGGGAAGCCGAACCGCAGTTGAGAGCAAAAGGTTTCTATGTCTTTTCCAATGCAGCTGCCATGCGTTACGACAGCAACGTACCTATCCTTATCCCTGAGACGAACGTGGAACAGCTTGACCTCATCAGGTCCCAGGGTTATCCACAGACTGGATTCTGCGTCACGAATGCAAACTGCGTGACTACAGGTTTGGCAATGGCCCTTGCGCCACTACGTAAGTTTGGTATCAAGACCATCTACATCAACAGCTATCAGAGTGTAAGCGGTGCTGGATATCCTGGACTTTCTTCCTTGGATATCACGGACAACTGTATCCCATTCATCAAAGGTGAAGAAGAAAAGATTGAGAAAGAAATCAAGAAGATTCTTTCCATCAATCCCGATGTATATGCTTTCACCGTCAGGGTGCCTGTAATGTTCGGACATCTGGAAACCGTCTGGCTTGACCTTGAGCAGGACGTAGAACTGGAAGACATCGTCCAGGCTTGGAACGATTTCAAGGTAGTGACTGATCTGCCGTCCACGCCGGAACAGCCGGTTGTATTCAGCGATGAGCCTACTTTCCCACAGCCGAAATATGCTTTCTGGGGTACCCCGAGAGGCATGGTTGTCTACACTGGAAGGCTGAAGAGAAAGAACAACAAGATTGGTTTCTCCCTCATGGTCAACAACATTGTCAAAGGTGCTGCAGGAGGATCGGTCCAGAATGCAGAGGCATTCGTACAGAGATACGGTCTGCTTGACTAG
- a CDS encoding class I SAM-dependent methyltransferase, which yields MDDTYQDINNNTISHWIAEGWKWGIPVSHETYLQAKDKDVWDILLTPTKPVPRSWFPSLKGKKVLGLASGGGQQIPILTARGAICTVLDYCSSQLEAETSVSKRENYTVTLVQADMSKPLPFADGSFDMIINPVSNCYIREILPLWKECSRILVPGGLLLAGFDTNINYIVDEQEERIIRGLPFDPLQDKGLYEESMKKNWGIQFSHSLEEQLKGQLDAGLVIEDLYEDINDEGRLGELKIPTFMATKARKPLI from the coding sequence ATGGATGATACATACCAAGACATCAACAACAATACTATTTCTCACTGGATTGCCGAAGGATGGAAATGGGGCATACCCGTTTCGCATGAAACCTACCTGCAGGCAAAAGACAAAGACGTGTGGGACATACTGCTGACACCGACGAAACCTGTTCCCAGAAGTTGGTTTCCCTCTCTCAAAGGAAAGAAAGTACTTGGCCTTGCAAGCGGAGGAGGACAACAGATACCGATTCTTACCGCAAGAGGAGCTATCTGTACGGTCCTTGATTACTGCAGCAGCCAGCTTGAAGCTGAGACATCAGTCAGCAAGCGAGAAAATTATACCGTTACCTTGGTGCAGGCTGATATGTCCAAGCCGCTTCCTTTTGCTGATGGAAGTTTTGATATGATCATCAATCCTGTTTCCAACTGTTATATCAGGGAAATACTTCCGCTCTGGAAAGAATGCAGCAGGATACTTGTACCCGGAGGCCTTCTGCTTGCAGGATTCGATACCAACATCAATTACATTGTCGATGAACAGGAAGAAAGGATCATACGGGGACTTCCTTTTGATCCACTTCAGGACAAGGGCCTTTATGAAGAAAGCATGAAAAAGAACTGGGGCATTCAATTTTCCCATTCACTTGAGGAACAGCTGAAAGGCCAACTTGATGCCGGACTTGTCATAGAAGATCTCTATGAAGACATAAACGACGAAGGACGATTGGGAGAGCTGAAGATACCGACTTTTATGGCAACAAAAGCAAGGAAGCCGCTGATATAG
- a CDS encoding MATE family efflux transporter, protein MTHRLAVSPNITEGNIPRALLSFFLPIMLGTFFQQLYNTSDAIIVGKFLGKQALAAVGGGSGVLINILLGFFVGLAGGASILISQQFGAGHKEKVGKSTHTAVAIAIICGLIITVVGIEFSAPALSLIDTPKDLFVPTQTYLSIFFIGSLPLSLYNMGAGILRAIGDSRRPFYVLLVGTIVNIVLDFIFIGVLQLGIAGAAWATVLSETISCIILFVILTKSKECYQVEIRKIRLYKESFAPMLALGIPTGIQSSLYTISNIIIQAFINRLDTETIAAWAAYGKLDSFFWMTISALGIATTTFAGQNYGAGKIDRVRQGTKVSLLFAIVATFAIGIPYYIFSPQLIGLFINAPSVIDAGVQIMRFLVPTYITYIAIEILSGTIRGCGKTVPPTLITVFGICILRIIYLFAFVPQEGSILDIILSYPFTWTITTIIFIIYYKKGRWMRVIPPKTQKPPQKKFGKPRLSA, encoded by the coding sequence ATGACTCATAGGCTGGCGGTTTCGCCGAACATAACAGAGGGGAATATCCCGAGAGCCCTGCTTTCATTTTTCCTTCCGATCATGCTGGGAACATTCTTCCAACAACTGTACAATACTTCCGATGCAATCATCGTCGGTAAATTCCTAGGGAAGCAGGCCTTGGCCGCTGTAGGAGGCGGCAGCGGCGTATTGATAAACATCCTCCTTGGTTTTTTTGTCGGCTTGGCCGGAGGAGCATCAATTCTCATTTCACAGCAATTCGGAGCCGGACATAAAGAGAAAGTCGGAAAGAGTACCCACACAGCAGTGGCCATTGCAATAATATGCGGCCTTATCATCACGGTCGTCGGCATTGAATTCTCAGCTCCGGCACTCTCCCTGATCGACACTCCCAAGGACCTGTTCGTCCCGACACAGACCTACCTTTCCATCTTTTTCATAGGTTCCCTTCCCCTCAGCCTCTATAACATGGGAGCAGGTATCCTCAGGGCAATAGGAGACAGCAGAAGACCTTTCTATGTCCTCTTGGTAGGTACGATCGTAAATATCGTCCTTGATTTTATTTTCATCGGTGTACTGCAACTTGGTATCGCAGGAGCAGCCTGGGCTACCGTCCTCTCAGAAACAATCTCCTGTATCATCCTGTTTGTGATACTTACAAAAAGCAAGGAATGCTATCAGGTAGAAATCCGAAAGATCCGACTGTATAAGGAAAGCTTTGCCCCTATGCTGGCCCTTGGCATCCCTACAGGCATCCAATCCTCCCTCTATACGATATCAAACATAATAATTCAGGCCTTCATCAACAGGCTGGATACGGAAACCATTGCTGCATGGGCAGCATATGGAAAACTGGATAGTTTCTTCTGGATGACAATCAGCGCCCTTGGTATCGCAACCACGACCTTTGCCGGCCAGAACTATGGTGCCGGTAAGATTGACAGAGTCCGGCAAGGTACGAAGGTATCACTGCTGTTCGCCATAGTGGCTACGTTTGCAATCGGTATTCCTTACTATATCTTCAGCCCCCAACTGATCGGCCTGTTCATCAACGCGCCATCGGTCATCGATGCAGGGGTACAGATAATGAGATTCCTGGTCCCCACCTATATCACCTACATTGCCATTGAGATCCTCAGCGGGACAATCAGAGGATGCGGTAAGACGGTACCTCCTACGCTTATCACGGTCTTCGGCATCTGTATCCTCCGCATAATCTATCTTTTTGCCTTCGTCCCGCAAGAAGGATCAATCCTTGACATCATCCTCAGCTACCCCTTCACATGGACCATTACTACCATCATCTTCATCATCTATTACAAAAAAGGAAGATGGATGAGAGTAATTCCTCCAAAGACCCAGAAACCTCCACAGAAAAAGTTCGGTAAACCAAGACTCAGTGCATGA
- a CDS encoding LacI family transcriptional regulator produces MTIKDVARLSNVSPATVSRVLNKVPFGMSKETRDKVLQVIEQTGYNPNAVARSMVTKKNTSIGLIVPDITNPFYALMAKGIGKAAGEKGYDVILCNSDNDGEDEYRNLRRLKDNYVAGIIYNNYHAGSKTMKLIDSIHVPVIYIDNQRDADNAICIHVKQKQGMKMMTDFLVDNGHRKFAYLAGPESVFSASQRLLGFEDSLASHHIPLIPELVLHCDYTMEGGRVATRKILDGNNSQITCIICANDLIALGTIQILQEAGLSIPKDISVTGFDNIPFSRLVTPGLTTIDNPVEAMGNFAAGTIIRLIEGEQVQQIRDYAFAPTLIERNSVATL; encoded by the coding sequence ATGACGATCAAAGATGTAGCACGACTGTCAAATGTATCACCTGCCACTGTATCCCGTGTATTGAACAAGGTTCCCTTCGGCATGAGCAAGGAAACCAGGGATAAGGTACTGCAGGTAATAGAACAGACCGGCTATAATCCAAATGCTGTCGCACGTAGCATGGTAACGAAGAAAAACACTTCAATCGGCTTGATCGTCCCTGATATCACGAATCCTTTCTATGCATTGATGGCAAAAGGTATCGGAAAAGCTGCCGGAGAAAAAGGATATGACGTCATCCTCTGCAACTCCGACAATGACGGCGAAGATGAATACAGGAATCTGAGACGGCTGAAAGACAACTATGTAGCAGGTATCATCTACAACAACTACCATGCCGGAAGCAAGACGATGAAACTGATCGACAGCATCCATGTTCCGGTAATCTACATAGATAACCAGCGAGATGCAGACAATGCCATCTGCATACACGTAAAGCAAAAGCAAGGAATGAAGATGATGACTGATTTCCTTGTGGACAACGGACACAGGAAATTTGCATATCTTGCAGGCCCAGAATCGGTCTTTTCCGCTTCTCAAAGGTTGCTGGGTTTCGAAGATTCATTGGCAAGCCACCATATTCCGCTCATTCCAGAACTGGTACTGCATTGTGACTATACGATGGAGGGCGGAAGAGTTGCTACCAGAAAGATTCTGGATGGCAACAACAGCCAGATTACCTGTATCATCTGTGCCAACGACCTTATTGCCTTGGGAACCATACAGATCCTGCAGGAAGCCGGCCTCAGTATTCCCAAGGACATATCAGTGACGGGATTCGACAACATACCCTTTTCCCGACTGGTGACTCCCGGACTGACTACGATTGACAACCCGGTGGAAGCAATGGGAAATTTTGCTGCGGGCACCATCATCAGGCTCATCGAAGGAGAACAGGTACAGCAAATCCGTGATTATGCATTCGCACCTACCCTCATTGAAAGGAATTCCGTGGCAACCTTGTAA
- a CDS encoding ribokinase, whose product MKLVNFGSMNIDNTYRVEEFLRPGETKSALRLDVYCGGKGLNQSIAAAKAGCTVWHAALLGQGAKMLKDKLDENGVDTHLLKPAEGKSGHTVIQVDAHGQNCILLYGGVNKQLTKDFVDEALQACSAEDVVLVQNETNMVAYIIEKASSMGMRVAFNASPITEELLGYPFDKVTWLFINEVEGACLTGSEDADEILAILGKRYPQCRILLTLGKHGAVYQADGKMTRIGIFPVPVVDTTSAGDTFTGYFLQAMMDGLSPYDCLLRATVASTLCVQRPGAADSIPLRDEVEKAMEQKTFGQMVLA is encoded by the coding sequence ATGAAACTTGTCAACTTCGGATCGATGAACATAGACAATACCTATAGGGTTGAGGAATTCCTCAGACCAGGGGAAACAAAGTCCGCTTTGAGGCTTGATGTCTATTGCGGTGGCAAAGGGCTCAACCAGTCCATTGCTGCTGCAAAAGCCGGATGTACGGTCTGGCATGCAGCCCTGCTGGGACAAGGAGCAAAAATGCTCAAAGACAAATTGGATGAAAATGGAGTTGATACACATCTGCTCAAGCCGGCTGAGGGAAAAAGCGGGCATACGGTAATCCAGGTCGATGCACATGGACAGAACTGCATCCTGCTGTATGGGGGTGTCAACAAGCAGCTTACCAAAGACTTTGTCGATGAAGCACTGCAGGCCTGCAGTGCAGAAGATGTGGTACTTGTCCAAAATGAAACCAATATGGTTGCCTATATCATTGAAAAGGCCAGCAGCATGGGTATGAGGGTAGCTTTCAATGCATCTCCGATTACGGAAGAGCTGCTGGGATATCCCTTTGACAAAGTAACCTGGCTGTTTATCAATGAAGTGGAAGGCGCTTGCCTTACCGGAAGTGAAGATGCGGATGAAATCCTTGCAATCCTTGGCAAACGCTATCCGCAGTGCAGGATACTGCTGACTCTTGGCAAGCACGGTGCTGTCTACCAGGCAGATGGGAAAATGACAAGGATTGGCATTTTCCCTGTTCCTGTCGTAGATACTACTTCTGCAGGAGATACTTTTACAGGATACTTCCTGCAAGCCATGATGGACGGGCTTTCTCCTTATGACTGCCTGCTTCGTGCGACGGTGGCAAGTACGCTTTGCGTGCAGAGGCCGGGAGCTGCAGATTCCATTCCGTTGCGAGACGAAGTGGAAAAAGCCATGGAACAAAAAACCTTCGGGCAGATGGTTCTTGCATAA